One Candidatus Poribacteria bacterium DNA segment encodes these proteins:
- a CDS encoding phytanoyl-CoA dioxygenase family protein has protein sequence MERHKLQYQVLNQHNPNGETGQDWEIDVHATPEELETFAERGYLVREGLFQGETLEKLRDALERLEEREWEKRDSAIAGKKGWGFIPRHLMDKDEVFLELLKFQPTLSIARAMMGPLVRLRGLSARITYSGEDREQQTPWHQHLRVVSNPLPPWFSRPHCMDSLIYLDDLNEDTGAVAVVPGSHNWLDKATPHTHGPVEGEVELRVKAGGGVLIHGNLWHRGLPTLNAKRRMLILSYTPTWLRKSPHGGPQPKDGLTHAFLEDADLEERMLLGVGGYS, from the coding sequence ATGGAACGACACAAACTCCAATACCAAGTCCTAAACCAGCACAATCCCAACGGGGAAACGGGCCAGGATTGGGAGATAGACGTGCATGCCACGCCAGAAGAGTTGGAGACCTTCGCAGAGAGAGGGTATCTCGTTCGGGAAGGCCTCTTTCAAGGTGAGACACTCGAAAAATTGCGAGATGCTCTTGAACGTTTGGAAGAACGAGAGTGGGAAAAACGGGACAGTGCCATCGCTGGAAAGAAAGGTTGGGGGTTCATCCCGCGACACTTGATGGATAAAGATGAAGTGTTCTTAGAACTCCTTAAGTTTCAACCGACTTTATCAATTGCCCGTGCAATGATGGGACCCTTGGTGCGTTTGCGCGGTTTGAGTGCCCGTATCACTTATTCCGGTGAGGATCGAGAACAGCAAACCCCGTGGCATCAACATCTACGAGTGGTTTCCAACCCGTTGCCTCCGTGGTTCTCACGTCCACACTGTATGGATTCTCTTATCTATCTTGACGATCTCAACGAAGACACAGGCGCAGTAGCCGTCGTCCCAGGTTCACACAACTGGTTAGACAAGGCAACACCGCACACTCATGGACCGGTAGAAGGGGAAGTCGAACTACGGGTGAAAGCCGGTGGCGGTGTCCTAATCCATGGAAATCTCTGGCACCGAGGATTGCCAACGCTCAATGCCAAACGGAGAATGTTGATTTTGAGTTATACACCGACATGGCTCCGGAAATCGCCACACGGTGGTCCACAACCCAAAGACGGTTTAACCCACGCTTTTCTTGAAGATGCGGATCTGGAAGAACGGATGCTATTGGGTGTGGGTGGATATTCTTAA
- a CDS encoding NUDIX domain-containing protein, which translates to MEIKVCALGILFRNGKILLGKRAKRRTSYPNVWDMIGGHCESDETLEQTLIRELQEEIGVTPIRFEHISTLYDSNNDHTYYVFVVKDWKGEPECLQPEEHARIGWFSINETLKLELALPVYRDLFTSLEGN; encoded by the coding sequence ATGGAAATAAAAGTTTGCGCTCTCGGAATCTTGTTCAGGAACGGAAAAATACTGTTAGGCAAAAGGGCTAAGCGCAGGACTTCCTATCCGAACGTCTGGGACATGATCGGTGGACACTGCGAAAGTGACGAAACACTGGAGCAGACCCTCATCAGAGAATTGCAGGAAGAAATCGGGGTTACACCTATTCGGTTTGAACACATTTCAACGCTATATGATTCCAATAACGATCACACCTACTATGTGTTTGTGGTAAAGGACTGGAAAGGCGAACCAGAGTGTTTACAACCAGAAGAGCACGCAAGGATTGGATGGTTTAGCATTAACGAAACCTTGAAATTGGAGCTTGCCTTGCCTGTCTATCGCGATTTATTCACAAGTCTTGAAGGTAACTGA
- a CDS encoding SDR family oxidoreductase produces the protein MPIDLSGKVAVITGGSGALGRVMVRTLATAGADIAICYHRDVETARRLQDEIIARRVKAITVQADVTNQESINAMRDTVFKELGTADIIVNNAVIQYSWTSVLEQPAEDYESQFQSCVLHNVYMAQAFVPAMIETKWGRVISINTECSMQNFERQSAYTSGKRGMDGVLRVLAKEVGAHGITVNQVAPGWTISEKSESRAADEHYWSKVPMQRRGTAQEIANTVLFLASDLASYITGAYIPVCGGNVMPTI, from the coding sequence ATTCCGATTGATCTGAGCGGGAAAGTTGCCGTGATTACAGGTGGCTCAGGTGCGTTAGGGCGTGTTATGGTCAGGACCTTGGCGACAGCTGGAGCGGATATTGCAATCTGCTACCATAGGGATGTCGAGACAGCGCGTCGCCTTCAAGACGAAATTATTGCCAGACGTGTAAAGGCAATCACTGTGCAGGCAGATGTCACCAATCAGGAATCGATAAACGCTATGCGTGATACTGTCTTCAAAGAATTAGGCACGGCGGACATCATCGTTAATAACGCCGTCATTCAGTACAGTTGGACTTCTGTTTTAGAGCAGCCCGCAGAAGACTACGAAAGTCAGTTCCAATCGTGCGTTCTGCATAATGTGTATATGGCACAAGCGTTTGTTCCTGCAATGATTGAAACCAAGTGGGGACGTGTTATCAGTATTAACACGGAATGCTCAATGCAGAATTTCGAGAGACAGAGCGCGTATACATCGGGCAAGCGGGGTATGGACGGTGTCCTGCGAGTCCTTGCTAAAGAGGTAGGCGCGCACGGTATCACTGTTAATCAAGTCGCGCCGGGATGGACAATCAGCGAAAAGAGTGAATCGAGAGCGGCCGACGAACACTATTGGAGCAAAGTGCCGATGCAACGGCGTGGGACTGCCCAAGAAATCGCCAATACCGTGCTTTTTCTCGCGTCAGACCTTGCAAGCTACATCACGGGTGCTTATATTCCGGTGTGCGGTGGGAATGTGATGCCTACAATTTAA
- a CDS encoding phytanoyl-CoA dioxygenase family protein, whose translation MTPEVALQKREQMIEEGFCVVDDVLTEEFLQELRDESERLIAGHVEPEDVIYQGQHVNVRGEDNPHIQKLLEWQPSCDALEQIGFGDFVTSGGIIILTKESGGPPLYWHQDWMRWNDPLSCAPWPQTIFLNYYLTDTSRENGCLKVIPGTHRKRIDLHDILVPAHEQGARFIDADHPVMFSDHPDQVDVCAKAGSLVMADARILHSAHQNYTDVRRTLILAWHSRPNTVPDYWDREIPETIANRDEDANYPMSRIPTDFLQR comes from the coding sequence ATGACCCCTGAAGTCGCACTACAAAAACGAGAGCAGATGATTGAAGAGGGGTTCTGCGTTGTTGACGATGTTTTGACAGAAGAGTTCTTACAGGAACTTCGGGATGAGTCAGAACGGCTTATCGCAGGACACGTGGAACCGGAGGATGTCATCTATCAAGGACAGCACGTCAACGTCCGCGGTGAAGATAATCCACATATTCAAAAATTGTTGGAATGGCAGCCATCATGTGATGCCCTTGAACAGATCGGGTTTGGAGATTTTGTAACGTCCGGCGGGATTATTATTCTGACGAAGGAATCCGGAGGCCCCCCACTCTATTGGCATCAAGACTGGATGCGCTGGAACGATCCACTCAGCTGCGCGCCGTGGCCCCAGACGATTTTTCTTAATTACTATCTCACCGATACATCGCGGGAAAATGGCTGTTTGAAAGTAATCCCAGGTACACATCGTAAACGCATCGACTTACACGACATATTAGTGCCTGCACACGAACAAGGGGCACGGTTCATTGATGCGGATCATCCGGTGATGTTCAGCGATCATCCGGATCAGGTAGATGTCTGTGCGAAAGCGGGTTCGTTGGTAATGGCAGACGCGCGGATTTTACATTCTGCCCACCAAAACTATACCGATGTTCGACGGACTCTCATCCTTGCTTGGCACAGTCGCCCTAACACTGTCCCGGACTACTGGGATCGTGAGATACCAGAAACTATTGCCAATCGCGACGAGGATGCAAACTACCCGATGTCTCGCATTCCTACCGATTTCTTGCAAAGATAA
- a CDS encoding phytanoyl-CoA dioxygenase family protein: MKTTGKTVNIPILEISAQERAENRLTPESVDAGARLLREAGLVVIESVLPRDWIAKLDIAMEEVLSNEENGHEGEHPMLKMPFMDPRIIDNPFAMPILKAAMGEKIFAYLPYGCNSTRPGSDIQWIHRDSGQLFPELPFALPVSTIVVNIPLVDFTVENGATEVWPGSHLIIDDPAVRNSPYNVCDEERAARLPSFQLEMPAGSVVVRDMRCWHRAMPNRSQTVRHMLALVYFRKFHHSPDAPGIFRARVPEEIWSNMSEQTKEVYRFQTHD, encoded by the coding sequence ATGAAAACGACAGGAAAAACAGTAAACATTCCCATACTGGAAATCTCTGCACAAGAGCGCGCTGAAAACAGACTCACACCCGAAAGCGTTGATGCCGGGGCGCGCCTCTTACGCGAGGCAGGATTGGTGGTCATCGAAAGTGTCCTTCCACGTGATTGGATAGCAAAACTCGATATTGCTATGGAAGAAGTGCTTAGTAATGAAGAGAACGGGCATGAGGGTGAACACCCGATGCTAAAGATGCCGTTCATGGACCCACGTATTATTGACAACCCGTTCGCAATGCCGATTCTGAAAGCTGCTATGGGTGAGAAAATTTTTGCGTATCTGCCTTATGGCTGTAACTCGACGCGTCCTGGTAGCGACATCCAGTGGATTCATCGAGATTCAGGACAGCTCTTTCCTGAACTACCCTTCGCGCTCCCTGTTTCAACGATTGTGGTTAATATTCCGCTCGTCGATTTTACAGTAGAGAACGGGGCAACGGAGGTGTGGCCCGGTTCACATCTCATTATTGATGATCCTGCTGTCCGTAATTCTCCATACAACGTCTGCGATGAGGAACGCGCTGCACGACTTCCATCTTTTCAGTTAGAGATGCCCGCAGGTTCAGTCGTTGTCCGCGATATGCGGTGCTGGCATCGGGCAATGCCGAACCGTTCACAAACCGTCCGACACATGCTTGCACTCGTCTATTTCCGAAAGTTTCACCACTCCCCGGACGCGCCAGGAATCTTCAGAGCACGTGTCCCAGAAGAGATATGGAGCAACATGTCCGAACAGACGAAAGAGGTATACCGGTTTCAAACGCACGATTGA
- a CDS encoding Uma2 family endonuclease codes for MQRSIKAAPTLIYPETDGKPMAETDTHRKFMMAFIQMLEDHFQNDKDVYISGNLMMYYVQGDPKQCVSPDVFVVFGVGKKARNTYKTWEEGHTPDFVLEVSSRSTYQHNLSGKKHLYAETLAVQEYFIYDPSGQIAVAFTGFHLVDGTYREIEPVNERLPSAVLGLELGEREGSLGLYNPDIEQWLLTPDERVKQANKYVQQEAQARRNAEVQAQQEAQARRNAEAELARALAEIERLRSGSKD; via the coding sequence ATGCAGCGAAGCATAAAAGCAGCACCCACTCTCATCTACCCTGAAACGGATGGTAAGCCGATGGCTGAAACAGACACACACCGCAAATTCATGATGGCTTTCATTCAGATGCTCGAGGATCATTTCCAGAATGACAAAGATGTCTATATATCAGGCAACCTAATGATGTATTACGTTCAAGGGGACCCAAAGCAGTGTGTCTCCCCCGATGTCTTTGTGGTATTCGGCGTAGGGAAAAAAGCGAGGAACACCTATAAGACATGGGAAGAAGGGCACACCCCGGATTTTGTATTAGAAGTATCAAGTCGCAGTACGTATCAGCACAACCTTTCAGGCAAAAAGCACCTTTACGCCGAAACACTTGCGGTACAAGAATATTTCATCTACGATCCCTCCGGTCAGATAGCGGTGGCATTCACCGGTTTTCATCTCGTAGATGGTACATACCGGGAAATAGAGCCCGTGAATGAGCGGCTGCCCTCGGCGGTGTTAGGATTGGAGTTAGGTGAGCGCGAGGGTTCTCTTGGTTTGTATAACCCAGATATTGAGCAGTGGTTGCTGACACCTGATGAACGCGTCAAGCAGGCGAATAAATACGTCCAGCAAGAAGCGCAAGCACGCCGAAACGCTGAAGTCCAAGCCCAGCAAGAAGCACAAGCACGCCGAAACGCCGAAGCCGAACTTGCCCGGGCGTTAGCTGAAATTGAACGCCTCCGGTCAGGCTCCAAGGACTGA
- the folP gene encoding dihydropteroate synthase has protein sequence MICRGKTLTLGRNTHVMGILNVTPDSFSDGGRYLDVQQAVAHAETMIAEGATLIDVGGESSRPGASPVSVDEELARVVPVIDALADTVDVFISVDTSKAKVAQCALEAGAHIVNDITALSGDPDMAVVVAEMEAGVVLMHMNGTPRTMQQAPEYEDVVNEIHAWLKKKIQNAEAHGIAAERIIIDPGIGFGKTTAHNLQLLKRLSEFQVLNRPLLIGTSRKSFIGNILDVPMTERVEGTAATVCWAIAHGADIVRVHDVKANVRAAQMTDALYR, from the coding sequence ATGATTTGTCGTGGGAAAACACTCACTTTAGGTAGAAATACGCATGTGATGGGCATCTTGAACGTCACGCCGGACTCTTTTTCCGATGGCGGACGCTATCTTGATGTCCAACAAGCGGTCGCGCATGCCGAGACGATGATTGCTGAAGGTGCTACCCTCATCGATGTCGGTGGCGAATCTTCACGTCCAGGGGCATCACCAGTATCGGTTGATGAAGAATTAGCACGGGTCGTTCCGGTCATTGATGCACTCGCTGATACTGTGGACGTTTTCATTTCTGTTGATACGTCCAAAGCAAAGGTGGCGCAGTGTGCACTTGAGGCAGGCGCACATATTGTTAATGACATCACTGCCCTGAGTGGCGATCCTGACATGGCGGTAGTCGTCGCTGAGATGGAAGCCGGTGTTGTTCTGATGCACATGAATGGGACACCGCGCACAATGCAGCAGGCACCCGAATATGAAGATGTCGTTAACGAGATTCACGCATGGCTAAAAAAAAAGATTCAGAATGCTGAGGCACACGGTATCGCTGCCGAACGCATTATTATTGACCCAGGCATCGGTTTTGGTAAAACGACAGCGCATAACCTTCAGCTCCTGAAGCGTCTTTCGGAGTTTCAAGTGCTAAACAGACCGCTGCTTATCGGCACTTCGCGTAAATCGTTTATCGGCAATATTTTAGATGTTCCGATGACGGAGCGCGTTGAAGGCACAGCAGCGACGGTGTGTTGGGCAATCGCACACGGAGCAGACATTGTCCGTGTCCATGATGTAAAAGCAAATGTTCGTGCTGCACAAATGACGGATGCCCTCTATAGATAG
- the acpS gene encoding holo-ACP synthase: MHQQKIQGIGIDIVEVERIREASRRWGARFEQRVYTQQELAYCGDAPSRYWRLAARFAAKEAALKALGTGLIAGMRWRDVEIKANAVGKPELILHGEVRRYADARNINLIFVSMSHTNVYAVAQVTLCSA; encoded by the coding sequence ATGCATCAGCAAAAAATTCAGGGAATCGGTATTGATATTGTTGAAGTGGAACGGATTCGAGAGGCATCTCGTCGATGGGGGGCGCGCTTTGAACAGCGGGTTTATACGCAACAAGAACTCGCGTATTGTGGAGACGCGCCGAGCCGATATTGGCGACTCGCTGCCCGTTTTGCTGCAAAAGAAGCAGCCCTGAAAGCACTCGGCACAGGTCTGATTGCCGGTATGCGTTGGAGAGACGTAGAGATCAAGGCGAATGCTGTCGGGAAACCTGAACTTATTTTGCACGGCGAAGTCCGACGGTATGCCGACGCACGGAATATCAATTTAATATTCGTTTCTATGTCCCATACAAATGTGTATGCTGTCGCGCAGGTAACCCTCTGCTCCGCTTGA
- a CDS encoding glycine cleavage system protein H (part of multienzyme complex composed of H, L, P, and T proteins which catalyzes oxidation of glycine to yield carbon dioxide, ammonia, 5,10-CH2-H4folate and a reduced pyridine nucleotide; protein H is involved in transfer of methylamine group from the P to T protein; covalently bound to a lipoyl cofactor) translates to MNNIEIKYTITHEWAEILDSKECSVGITERAQEIYSNIIFIELPSLGEFEQDEIMGHLETSDGRNFYIHAPVSGEVYEVNTALEDDIELLNRFPEGDGWICKLRIENPSEIEALLTLPEYEAYEEEELNEEEYLPETDFYENIEDY, encoded by the coding sequence ATGAATAATATTGAGATAAAATATACAATAACACATGAGTGGGCTGAGATCCTTGATTCAAAGGAGTGTAGCGTCGGGATCACCGAGCGCGCCCAGGAAATCTATAGCAACATCATTTTTATTGAATTGCCGTCTCTTGGTGAATTTGAGCAAGACGAGATTATGGGACACCTCGAAACCTCTGATGGCAGAAATTTCTATATCCACGCACCTGTCAGTGGTGAGGTTTATGAGGTCAACACCGCTCTTGAGGATGATATTGAACTCCTCAACCGTTTCCCTGAAGGTGACGGTTGGATTTGTAAACTCCGTATTGAGAATCCAAGTGAGATAGAAGCACTCCTCACACTCCCTGAATATGAGGCGTATGAGGAGGAAGAACTCAATGAAGAGGAGTACCTACCAGAAACTGATTTTTACGAAAATATTGAGGATTATTAG
- a CDS encoding ABC transporter substrate-binding protein, which translates to MSQTEKIRIGHSPDSDDAFMFYALAKGLISTGPFEIVHVIEDIETLNQRALAAELEVTAISVHAYAYVAKDYALMPCGASIGDRYGPLVVAKAPMDTLEGKRIAIPGKMTTAYLTLSLFQPDFQAETRPFDKILDAVQQDEVDAGLIIHEGQLTYAREGLHKVIDLGEWWHEETGLPLPLGANVIRRNLGTEKIRQITALLKQSIQYSLEHRARGLEYAMTYARDMETALADKFVGMYVNDYTLDYGEKGRAGVRELLHRGNDAGIIPHRVEADFVTLE; encoded by the coding sequence ATGTCACAAACAGAAAAAATTCGGATTGGACACAGTCCCGATTCCGACGATGCATTTATGTTCTATGCTCTTGCCAAAGGGCTGATTTCAACTGGACCCTTTGAAATTGTTCATGTTATTGAAGATATTGAGACTTTGAATCAGCGGGCACTCGCTGCTGAACTCGAAGTCACGGCAATCTCTGTTCACGCTTACGCCTATGTCGCCAAGGATTACGCACTGATGCCCTGCGGCGCAAGCATCGGAGACCGATATGGACCGCTTGTTGTTGCTAAGGCACCGATGGATACCCTTGAAGGGAAACGCATCGCTATTCCAGGCAAAATGACGACTGCTTACCTTACATTGAGCCTTTTCCAACCTGATTTTCAGGCAGAGACTCGTCCCTTTGATAAAATATTAGATGCCGTTCAACAGGACGAAGTGGATGCCGGACTCATTATTCATGAGGGACAATTGACTTATGCCCGTGAAGGGCTTCACAAGGTTATCGATTTAGGAGAGTGGTGGCACGAGGAAACAGGACTTCCCTTACCCCTCGGTGCGAACGTCATACGCCGCAACCTCGGCACTGAGAAAATTCGCCAAATAACAGCACTGCTCAAGCAGAGCATTCAATATTCACTTGAACATCGAGCGCGTGGGTTAGAATACGCTATGACCTATGCGCGTGACATGGAGACCGCACTGGCTGATAAGTTCGTCGGGATGTATGTCAATGACTATACCCTTGATTATGGTGAGAAGGGGAGAGCTGGGGTCCGAGAATTGCTCCACCGCGGCAACGACGCAGGGATCATTCCGCATCGTGTGGAGGCAGATTTTGTCACACTTGAATAG
- a CDS encoding SdiA-regulated domain-containing protein produces MSYKRVLLIIFITGIGAGLVYFLTQLEESATKETAESRPVALPYSWVGNITKSQIAEPSGITYHAVRRSLFIADDSGSIHEVRLDGTLVQSKGLSERDLEGITVNSDTGMLYAVVEDDEAILELDAETLTIQREFRIDRNFEGEQLLKKGGMGIEAIAFVPDASHPEGGTFWVGNQSFSLKPQDEPSVICEVRVPLRSGTARKAEGTIINAYRMNFIDISGLAYDSQGDHLVLVSDASNLLVELKKEGTILGQYLLPGDEQEGVVLDGLGYMYIAQENGEIIKLADRRLR; encoded by the coding sequence ATGTCCTATAAAAGAGTGCTCTTAATCATTTTTATTACAGGTATCGGTGCGGGTCTTGTCTACTTTCTTACTCAGCTGGAAGAGTCAGCGACGAAAGAGACGGCGGAGTCCCGTCCAGTTGCGCTCCCGTATAGCTGGGTTGGTAATATCACAAAATCACAAATTGCGGAGCCTTCAGGTATTACTTATCACGCAGTCCGGCGGAGCCTATTTATCGCCGACGATTCTGGGAGTATTCATGAAGTTCGGTTAGACGGTACTCTGGTTCAATCGAAAGGATTGAGCGAACGCGACCTTGAAGGCATTACAGTGAACTCGGATACGGGTATGCTATACGCTGTGGTTGAAGATGACGAAGCAATCTTAGAATTGGATGCAGAGACACTGACAATTCAGCGGGAATTCAGGATTGACAGGAATTTTGAAGGCGAACAGCTCTTGAAAAAAGGGGGTATGGGTATCGAAGCGATCGCCTTTGTCCCAGATGCTTCGCACCCCGAAGGAGGGACCTTCTGGGTTGGCAATCAATCGTTTAGCCTCAAACCGCAGGATGAACCCTCGGTTATATGTGAAGTGCGTGTTCCGCTTCGCTCGGGAACAGCCCGTAAGGCAGAAGGCACTATTATTAACGCCTACCGGATGAATTTCATTGATATTTCAGGGTTGGCTTATGATTCACAAGGTGATCACCTAGTCTTAGTCAGCGATGCAAGCAACTTGTTGGTGGAACTGAAAAAGGAAGGCACAATCCTGGGGCAATACCTCTTACCCGGTGATGAACAAGAAGGCGTTGTATTGGATGGGTTGGGCTATATGTATATCGCTCAGGAAAATGGAGAGATTATTAAATTAGCCGATCGAAGGCTGCGTTAG
- a CDS encoding beta/gamma crystallin-related protein: MTNMPRLVVEVFEHVNFQGRKVTLIESVPNTGEIGAQDIISSIKIYKGPGFNASPNYKAIFHEHEDYKGRRLVLPPGFYPNIHDIPYNFGDAITAISFSPSAHPTPPEYGAVPVIIEVFRNVDYSGQRSVIMRDVSSMFDIGMNDTVSSIRIQRGPSFPFSGCHVVFYEHVNFEGRRLNLNLSSREFQLALRNLRDLPHSQSFSDIISSIKIVPLGVFRVLVVVGDNRSGEPAVLESLTTIEGLEFQFTTVHINDNPDNHGDANNAVKLSSIVLSDYDIVWFTWFATGHDGEYFLEDADQAIQDFVRKGGIVWASAMDNNIIPPDGVHTTEPQWRGDWLPVDRHPIHVTNSNDSNVRVTDDGQKTGMFTWPHKVNVDTLVTDDHWVTNDRSYRKLAVREDNGDAVSLQLQWGEGYYVTFAVDTRDAYRTTIAKPLIENTLCYLANLAWQTSPRQPLKGRYRTHLSSDTIFR; encoded by the coding sequence ATGACTAACATGCCGAGGCTCGTCGTTGAAGTTTTTGAACATGTGAATTTTCAAGGACGCAAAGTAACGCTCATTGAATCGGTGCCAAATACAGGCGAAATCGGGGCACAAGACATTATCTCCTCGATCAAAATCTATAAGGGCCCTGGGTTCAACGCGTCTCCAAACTATAAAGCTATCTTCCATGAGCATGAAGACTATAAGGGTCGCCGGTTGGTACTTCCACCCGGATTTTATCCGAATATCCACGATATCCCCTACAATTTCGGGGACGCAATCACGGCTATCAGTTTTAGTCCATCAGCGCATCCAACACCGCCTGAATATGGGGCTGTCCCAGTTATCATCGAAGTGTTTCGTAATGTAGACTATAGCGGACAGCGGAGTGTTATCATGCGCGATGTCAGTTCAATGTTTGACATCGGTATGAATGATACGGTCTCCTCCATTCGTATCCAGCGCGGCCCGAGTTTTCCATTCAGCGGATGTCATGTTGTTTTTTATGAACACGTCAATTTTGAAGGACGTCGTTTGAATCTGAATTTAAGTTCACGAGAATTCCAGTTAGCACTTCGCAATCTTAGGGATCTTCCACATTCGCAGTCATTTTCAGATATTATTTCCTCTATAAAGATTGTTCCATTAGGTGTATTCCGAGTCTTGGTTGTTGTTGGCGATAATAGATCGGGCGAGCCAGCAGTGTTAGAATCGCTTACCACAATCGAAGGATTAGAATTCCAATTCACTACTGTGCATATCAACGATAATCCTGACAATCATGGGGATGCCAATAATGCCGTCAAACTTTCAAGCATTGTGCTTTCAGATTATGATATCGTCTGGTTTACCTGGTTCGCAACCGGACACGACGGTGAATATTTCCTTGAAGATGCTGATCAGGCGATTCAAGACTTTGTTCGTAAGGGTGGGATCGTCTGGGCTTCCGCAATGGATAATAATATCATACCGCCCGATGGAGTCCATACTACTGAACCGCAATGGCGTGGAGACTGGCTTCCTGTTGATCGACACCCGATACATGTTACGAACTCTAACGATAGCAATGTGCGGGTTACGGATGACGGGCAGAAAACCGGCATGTTTACTTGGCCCCATAAGGTTAATGTTGATACGCTCGTAACCGACGATCACTGGGTGACAAACGACAGAAGCTATCGGAAATTAGCAGTCAGAGAGGATAACGGGGACGCTGTGAGTCTACAGTTACAGTGGGGCGAAGGCTATTATGTCACTTTTGCTGTGGACACTCGCGATGCATATCGCACAACAATAGCGAAACCTCTTATTGAAAATACTTTGTGCTACTTAGCGAATCTCGCATGGCAGACTTCTCCGCGTCAACCGCTCAAGGGGCGTTACCGGACGCACCTCAGCAGCGATACAATCTTCCGGTGA